The following proteins come from a genomic window of Candidatus Polarisedimenticolia bacterium:
- a CDS encoding GNAT family N-acetyltransferase, with protein MSIAGVNQVMGEDPERTRGGAEAMNIRRASEADLPGVTECLAAAFEDYRGAYTEEAYRDTVLSGTDPQRRFREMTVLVAEDAAGRIVGTVAYRLIYSGEGHVRGMGVRPDQQGSGLAGRLLAAAEQGLREQGCLRVTLNTTEVLERARKFYRQQGYGTTGIVHDFYGMPLIEHDKTL; from the coding sequence ATGTCGATAGCGGGTGTGAATCAAGTCATGGGAGAGGATCCAGAAAGGACACGCGGCGGAGCGGAGGCGATGAACATCCGGCGGGCTTCCGAAGCGGATCTTCCTGGAGTGACGGAATGCCTGGCCGCTGCGTTCGAGGATTATCGCGGCGCCTACACCGAGGAGGCCTACCGTGACACGGTCCTTTCGGGCACCGACCCGCAGCGCCGGTTCCGCGAGATGACGGTCCTGGTCGCCGAGGACGCGGCGGGGAGGATCGTGGGAACGGTGGCTTACCGGCTGATCTACTCGGGCGAAGGGCACGTGAGGGGCATGGGCGTCCGTCCGGATCAGCAGGGCAGCGGACTGGCCGGACGCCTGTTGGCGGCCGCCGAGCAGGGGCTGCGGGAGCAGGGTTGCCTGCGAGTGACGCTCAACACCACCGAGGTCCTGGAGCGGGCTCGCAAGTTCTACCGCCAGCAGGGGTATGGGACGACCGGCATCGTCCACGATTTCTACGGCATGCCGCTGATCGAGCACGATAAAACGCTGTAG
- a CDS encoding DUF3303 family protein, whose amino-acid sequence MLFMVVENFLPGTAAEVYRRFRDRGRMAPQGVTYVASWVDLPFRRCYQVMDAESESLLKKWTANWEDLIEFEIIPVRTSEEAARFIAPQL is encoded by the coding sequence ATGCTGTTCATGGTGGTCGAGAATTTCCTTCCCGGGACCGCGGCCGAAGTGTACCGGCGCTTTCGCGATCGGGGCCGCATGGCCCCCCAGGGCGTGACCTACGTCGCAAGCTGGGTGGATCTCCCCTTCCGCCGCTGCTACCAGGTGATGGATGCGGAAAGTGAATCGCTCCTGAAAAAATGGACTGCCAACTGGGAAGATCTGATCGAGTTCGAGATTATCCCGGTGCGGACCTCCGAGGAAGCAGCGCGCTTCATCGCGCCGCAGCTGTAG
- a CDS encoding YciI family protein, whose protein sequence is MKRWYVVLRTRGARFNEAVPLEEQIEWKEHAAFMDALVEEGFVVLGGPLEGTRDALLVVHAGDPQEIERRLGADPWVKSGILIPKQISPWRIRLGSLEQKP, encoded by the coding sequence ATGAAGCGATGGTACGTGGTCCTGCGCACCCGTGGCGCGCGCTTCAACGAGGCGGTGCCCCTCGAGGAGCAGATCGAATGGAAAGAGCACGCGGCCTTCATGGACGCCCTGGTGGAAGAAGGCTTCGTCGTCCTGGGCGGCCCGCTCGAAGGGACGCGCGACGCCCTGCTGGTGGTGCATGCCGGCGATCCGCAAGAGATTGAGCGGCGTCTGGGGGCCGATCCCTGGGTGAAGAGCGGGATTCTGATCCCGAAGCAGATCAGCCCCTGGCGGATCCGGCTCGGCTCCCTGGAGCAAAAACCATGA
- a CDS encoding M15 family metallopeptidase, with amino-acid sequence MLTGDSYEERVARCLEELRIPSGYAAERHLPLHREATRLVPAGVDIYGRDRQLTPEAASAWSELQETAQRDGITLLLVSAFRGLDYQRQIFERKMAAGVPLEEMLKVNAPPGYSEHHTGRAVDLTTPLCAPLTEEFEATAAFAWLARKAIGFGFSMSYPRDNPFGIAYEPWHWALREPAEG; translated from the coding sequence ATGCTCACCGGGGACTCTTACGAGGAGCGGGTCGCCCGCTGCCTGGAAGAGCTGAGGATCCCATCGGGGTACGCCGCGGAGCGCCATCTGCCGCTGCATCGCGAGGCGACGCGGCTGGTTCCTGCCGGCGTGGACATCTATGGGAGGGACCGCCAGCTCACCCCCGAAGCCGCGTCGGCCTGGAGCGAGCTGCAGGAGACGGCGCAGCGCGACGGCATCACGCTGCTGCTGGTGTCCGCCTTCCGCGGTCTCGATTACCAGCGGCAGATTTTCGAGCGCAAGATGGCCGCCGGGGTGCCCCTGGAGGAGATGCTGAAGGTGAACGCCCCGCCCGGCTACAGCGAGCATCACACCGGGAGGGCGGTCGATCTGACGACGCCGCTCTGCGCGCCGCTGACGGAAGAGTTCGAGGCCACGGCGGCGTTTGCCTGGCTGGCGCGGAAAGCCATCGGCTTCGGCTTCTCCATGAGCTATCCGCGCGACAACCCCTTCGGCATCGCCTATGAGCCGTGGCATTGGGCGCTGCGCGAGCCGGCCGAAGGATGA
- a CDS encoding ankyrin repeat domain-containing protein, translating to MSDLSGPAMLEAWRSEAETMWRDLKSGNEEATWRFKWEHPRFRRRPVSEVDPATLDLVDARLVVARQHGFEDWESLVAFTGRLQRDAGVARFEAAVETVVSGDLAALEAMLRVDSELAKARSSRRHHATLLHYLGANGVEGERQKTPSNAVEIARALLESGAEADATADLYDRPCTTMSMLVSSSHPAEAGLQGSLATTLLDYGAALEGLEGNGSPLMTALVFGYLDTAKLLAQRGAKVDTLETAAGLGQADLVARLLPGAGNASRQFALALAAQHGQIEVLRLLLDAGEDPNRYNPEGHHPHTTPLHQAVWSGHADAVALLVERGARLDLKDTLYQGTPLDWALYAGRTEIADYLRGRGAPQD from the coding sequence ATGAGCGATCTCTCCGGACCTGCGATGCTGGAGGCCTGGCGCAGCGAGGCTGAGACGATGTGGCGCGACCTGAAATCGGGAAACGAAGAGGCGACCTGGCGGTTCAAGTGGGAGCACCCGCGCTTCCGCCGTAGGCCGGTGAGCGAGGTCGATCCCGCGACCCTGGACCTCGTCGATGCGCGGCTCGTGGTCGCCCGCCAGCACGGCTTCGAGGACTGGGAGAGCCTGGTCGCTTTCACCGGCCGGCTGCAGCGTGACGCCGGCGTGGCCCGTTTCGAGGCGGCGGTGGAAACCGTCGTCTCGGGAGACCTGGCGGCTCTCGAAGCGATGCTGCGCGTAGATTCCGAGCTGGCGAAGGCCCGCTCCAGCCGCCGCCATCACGCCACGCTGCTGCACTACCTGGGGGCCAATGGCGTCGAAGGGGAGCGGCAGAAAACTCCGTCCAACGCCGTCGAAATTGCCCGCGCCCTCCTGGAGTCGGGCGCTGAGGCGGATGCCACGGCCGACCTGTACGACAGACCATGCACCACGATGAGCATGCTGGTCTCGAGCTCCCATCCGGCGGAGGCGGGATTGCAGGGGTCGCTGGCCACGACGCTGCTCGATTACGGCGCGGCCCTGGAAGGGCTGGAAGGCAACGGGTCGCCCCTGATGACCGCGCTGGTATTCGGCTACCTCGACACCGCGAAGCTGCTCGCCCAGCGGGGCGCGAAGGTCGACACCCTGGAGACGGCGGCCGGGCTGGGGCAGGCCGACCTAGTGGCCCGCCTGCTTCCCGGCGCCGGCAATGCAAGCCGCCAGTTCGCGCTGGCGCTGGCGGCGCAGCACGGGCAGATCGAGGTGCTGCGGCTGCTCCTCGATGCGGGCGAGGACCCGAACCGTTACAACCCGGAGGGGCACCATCCGCACACGACGCCGCTGCACCAGGCGGTCTGGTCCGGCCACGCGGATGCGGTCGCGCTGCTCGTCGAGCGCGGCGCGCGGCTGGATTTGAAAGATACGCTCTACCAGGGCACGCCGCTGGACTGGGCGCTCTACGCCGGCCGCACGGAGATCGCCGATTACCTGCGCGGCCGCGGGGCGCCGCAGGACTGA
- a CDS encoding cysteine hydrolase family protein — MSATTALLLIDVQQGFDEARWGPRNNPEAEKRIAELLAAWRAAGRPVLHVQHHSLEAGSPLRAELPGSAFKPEAQPRPGEPIFHKHVNSAFIGTHLEAHLRAHGIEELVLAGLTTDHCVSTTARMAGNLGFRVVVVEDATATFDRSGPDGERLGADLVHRVALASLHGEFATVKSARELLDEDAP; from the coding sequence ATGAGCGCGACGACGGCGCTGCTTCTCATCGACGTTCAGCAGGGGTTCGACGAAGCGCGCTGGGGGCCCCGCAACAATCCCGAGGCCGAGAAACGCATCGCCGAGCTGCTGGCGGCCTGGCGCGCCGCGGGACGGCCGGTGCTGCACGTCCAGCATCATTCGCTGGAAGCAGGGTCGCCCTTGCGCGCGGAGCTGCCTGGATCGGCTTTCAAGCCCGAGGCGCAGCCGCGGCCGGGCGAGCCGATCTTCCACAAGCATGTCAACAGCGCCTTCATCGGCACCCATCTGGAAGCGCACCTGCGCGCGCACGGCATCGAGGAGCTGGTCCTGGCGGGGCTGACCACCGATCACTGCGTCTCGACGACGGCGCGCATGGCGGGGAACCTGGGATTTCGCGTCGTGGTGGTCGAGGATGCGACCGCCACTTTTGACCGGAGCGGCCCGGACGGCGAGCGGCTCGGCGCCGATCTGGTGCACCGCGTGGCGCTGGCGAGCCTGCACGGGGAATTCGCGACCGTGAAGAGCGCGCGAGAGCTCCTGGACGAGGACGCCCCGTGA